The following proteins are co-located in the Candidatus Poribacteria bacterium genome:
- a CDS encoding transposase, with translation MSAHLTKLKKLEKYQHWNIPYSWALQNMLKRLAQSFREMKTLGRGHPQFKSCKKHKGMTFRGEHVKIAYLLPKQKNERNHPTY, from the coding sequence ATGTCTGCCCATTTGACGAAGCTCAAGAAACTTGAGAAGTACCAACATTGGAATATCCCCTACTCATGGGCTTTGCAAAATATGCTTAAGCGTTTGGCACAAAGTTTTCGTGAAATGAAAACACTTGGTAGAGGTCACCCACAGTTCAAATCGTGTAAAAAACACAAAGGTATGACCTTTCGCGGTGAACATGTCAAGATTGCATATTTGCTACCGAAGCAGAAAAACGAAAGAAATCACCCGACGTAT
- a CDS encoding EamA family transporter — MKDFLLLFFNVLLTVMGQILFKHGMNTIGRINSLRDATGKLAQAFLNPYILSGIAIYGFTTLVWLIILSRVKLSIAYPMLSSGYVLSILFSWMLFKESIPKIRIIGALIICIGVYLVAQGES, encoded by the coding sequence ATGAAAGATTTTTTACTGCTATTTTTCAACGTTTTGCTAACGGTAATGGGACAGATTTTGTTTAAACACGGCATGAACACGATCGGTCGTATCAATAGCCTACGAGACGCTACGGGCAAATTGGCGCAGGCATTCCTGAACCCTTATATCCTCAGTGGAATTGCCATATACGGTTTTACAACGCTCGTTTGGCTGATTATCCTGTCGCGTGTTAAACTGAGCATTGCGTATCCGATGTTAAGTTCTGGGTATGTCCTGTCAATCCTGTTTTCCTGGATGTTGTTCAAAGAATCTATCCCTAAGATTCGTATCATAGGTGCTCTGATTATCTGTATTGGGGTCTACCTTGTGGCACAAGGAGAATCTTAA
- a CDS encoding PD40 domain-containing protein: protein MHRSQSFKIIIQWSLLIVLVTGCQDDTAVLKKSEELLNAGTPQAAVEELEAYIETVPEEPKARMLLGKAYNDLGRYNDAVLELQKASQLYAAQPEERIAARLELARTYLRFGDRGSAFRVLRLVQRSTLDPEVLREIIELVGDTYHTKQLTRGDSDNYSPTFSPDGRQIAFASFRLDNGEIYLMDLNGRIQRRVTFTTDFNDSSPAFLKTPNYLFYSSEPKSSREVKVVIQSSGSTPIYAGFHVTHIHSKITRTVLPVSFGARVPRTSPVEDQVVYESNVDGNLELYLINLAGLDLAQLTPEDIEPKRITFNETDDGSPAFFPDGKRIIFVSSRNEVNQLYTIDIDGKNEKHFNPSRWGCYNPTVSPDGKTIAYVSAREGDWEVYLIDADGKNERRITSDIGRSIQPAFSPDGRYLAYVSDRSDTFHIYLMSLDKPVTREDLARRLQ from the coding sequence ATGCACAGAAGTCAATCGTTTAAAATAATAATTCAGTGGAGCCTCCTCATTGTATTGGTAACCGGGTGCCAAGATGATACGGCGGTTCTGAAAAAGAGTGAAGAACTTCTGAACGCTGGAACGCCACAAGCAGCAGTGGAAGAACTGGAGGCTTATATCGAAACGGTGCCTGAGGAGCCGAAGGCACGAATGTTGCTCGGGAAAGCCTACAATGACTTAGGGCGTTATAACGACGCGGTGCTGGAGTTACAGAAGGCATCACAACTTTATGCCGCACAACCGGAAGAACGGATTGCAGCACGACTTGAGTTGGCTCGTACCTATTTAAGATTCGGTGATAGGGGTTCCGCTTTTCGTGTGCTACGACTCGTTCAGCGGAGCACACTGGATCCTGAAGTGTTGCGCGAAATTATTGAACTCGTCGGAGACACTTATCATACAAAACAGTTGACCCGTGGTGATTCAGATAACTATTCACCTACCTTTTCTCCGGACGGCAGACAAATTGCCTTTGCATCCTTTCGACTCGACAATGGCGAAATCTATTTAATGGACTTAAATGGGCGTATCCAACGGCGTGTAACCTTCACAACAGATTTCAACGATAGTTCACCGGCGTTCCTCAAGACCCCAAACTATCTGTTCTATAGCAGCGAACCGAAGTCATCTCGCGAAGTTAAAGTTGTCATCCAAAGCAGCGGCTCCACTCCGATTTACGCCGGATTCCATGTAACACATATTCATAGCAAAATAACGCGAACCGTTTTACCTGTGAGTTTCGGTGCCCGTGTGCCTCGGACATCGCCTGTTGAAGATCAAGTTGTTTATGAATCCAATGTAGATGGGAATCTGGAATTATATCTCATCAATTTAGCAGGGCTTGATCTCGCACAACTCACACCAGAAGACATTGAGCCGAAACGTATCACTTTTAACGAAACCGATGACGGAAGTCCCGCGTTCTTCCCGGACGGAAAACGCATTATATTTGTCTCCTCTCGCAATGAAGTAAACCAACTTTACACCATAGACATTGACGGAAAAAATGAGAAACATTTCAATCCAAGTCGCTGGGGGTGCTACAATCCCACGGTGTCGCCTGATGGAAAAACGATTGCGTATGTCTCCGCCAGAGAAGGCGACTGGGAGGTATATCTCATTGATGCAGATGGTAAAAATGAGCGGCGGATTACCAGTGACATCGGTAGGTCTATTCAACCCGCCTTTTCGCCTGATGGTCGCTACCTCGCGTATGTTTCCGATAGGAGTGATACTTTCCACATCTACCTGATGTCTCTCGACAAACCTGTCACTCGTGAGGATTTAGCCAGACGCTTACAATAG
- a CDS encoding methyltransferase has protein sequence MAVDSFPREVNFRAEMRDASLTFSATWGLFSPKAIDAGTHLLIEHLDIQEGDICLDLGCGYGAVGVTLAKCTQTATVYMVDKDFVAVDYARKNVKQNQLQNCHVLLSNGFSHLPDIQFDLIASNLPANVGKELLQIFLADAKQHLKPNGRLYVVTISGLRAFIKRNFLNIFGNYQKVKQRHTHTVAMATRDG, from the coding sequence ATGGCAGTAGATTCCTTTCCACGAGAAGTCAACTTCCGAGCGGAAATGCGTGATGCCTCCCTTACCTTTTCTGCAACGTGGGGACTTTTCTCGCCAAAAGCGATTGATGCAGGAACACACCTGCTGATTGAGCACTTGGATATCCAAGAAGGCGACATCTGTCTCGACCTCGGATGCGGATATGGTGCCGTCGGTGTCACGCTCGCCAAATGCACGCAAACGGCAACTGTCTATATGGTCGACAAGGATTTCGTAGCAGTTGATTACGCCCGTAAAAACGTGAAACAGAATCAACTTCAGAATTGTCACGTCCTTCTGAGCAACGGTTTTAGTCATCTCCCCGATATTCAATTCGACCTCATTGCCTCTAACCTGCCCGCTAACGTCGGAAAGGAACTCCTACAGATTTTTCTCGCTGATGCGAAGCAGCATCTCAAGCCCAACGGACGACTTTATGTTGTTACCATTTCAGGACTTCGAGCGTTCATCAAGCGTAACTTTCTGAACATATTTGGAAACTATCAGAAGGTCAAACAACGCCACAC
- a CDS encoding phytanoyl-CoA dioxygenase family protein, which translates to MVELTREDIEFFRNEGYLVKRNVLNPELMERARARLWDGAPEGRRRDDPDTWIGPFTAEEENIDKDNNRRGFRWNFREPGGEDWMVQLLATDPNVWRMAEQFLGKGNLVHPNRVRGIYCTLPYGDVPKKSIGCHVDAHPFHLGAVGYIDDVPPEGGGFTVWPRSHKIFYYDYHSQYKNEPTPQYETDRERLSREPGVECYGNAGDVVFWHHRIGHAAGHNYSRQIRQAVLYDFRKTELEQTQEEPPNEDMWRDWPGIKALDF; encoded by the coding sequence ATGGTTGAACTTACACGAGAAGACATTGAATTTTTCAGAAATGAAGGGTACTTGGTGAAACGCAACGTCCTGAACCCGGAATTGATGGAGCGGGCACGGGCAAGACTCTGGGATGGCGCGCCCGAAGGACGTAGACGTGATGATCCCGATACTTGGATAGGACCCTTCACCGCTGAAGAGGAAAACATTGATAAAGACAACAATCGGCGCGGGTTCCGGTGGAACTTCCGTGAACCGGGTGGCGAAGATTGGATGGTTCAACTCCTTGCTACCGATCCGAACGTCTGGCGGATGGCAGAGCAATTCTTGGGTAAGGGAAATTTGGTGCACCCCAACCGGGTCCGTGGTATCTATTGCACGCTACCTTACGGCGATGTTCCGAAGAAATCAATTGGGTGTCATGTTGACGCACATCCGTTTCATCTCGGCGCTGTCGGCTATATTGACGATGTGCCGCCGGAAGGTGGTGGATTTACTGTCTGGCCCCGGAGCCACAAAATCTTCTATTACGATTACCATTCCCAATACAAGAACGAGCCGACACCGCAATATGAAACCGACCGCGAGCGTCTCAGCAGAGAGCCGGGGGTTGAGTGCTACGGTAATGCGGGGGATGTCGTCTTCTGGCACCATCGCATCGGTCATGCTGCTGGGCATAACTACTCGCGGCAGATCCGGCAGGCAGTGCTATACGATTTTCGGAAAACGGAATTAGAACAAACGCAGGAGGAACCGCCGAATGAGGATATGTGGCGGGATTGGCCCGGCATCAAAGCATTGGATTTTTAA
- a CDS encoding zinc-binding dehydrogenase — MLRVTKPEGFGNIQLEEVPMPEINAEQVRVQTDTTLISRGSELFRRYIREEAVSPSIMGYSLTGVVDAVGAAVEDYQVGERVMVVAPHAEYVVAEPNATEGRIVPLLDDVSFEEGTFLPLATSAVAWSDSSGVKAGDTIVILGQGLVGSLMMQVLQGYNPERIITVDALTLRCELSAKLGANTVINAEDVDPVEAVLGLTGGKGADLVVDCVGGYAGVKSFEQAQDMTRRFGIIQLIALYQQAPLPLHSSKMMSKRLVAGILTDEPRSQIAARALRKIQNNEIRASEMITHRFHYKEAKDAFDLLWNTPGDALGVLIKWQ, encoded by the coding sequence ATGTTGCGAGTAACTAAACCAGAAGGCTTCGGCAACATCCAATTGGAAGAAGTGCCGATGCCGGAAATCAATGCGGAGCAGGTTAGAGTACAGACGGACACGACCTTAATCAGTCGAGGTTCCGAACTATTTCGACGGTATATCCGAGAAGAGGCAGTTTCGCCCTCAATTATGGGGTATTCTCTCACAGGCGTTGTGGATGCAGTTGGCGCAGCGGTAGAAGATTATCAAGTCGGTGAACGCGTCATGGTTGTAGCACCACACGCGGAATATGTCGTTGCTGAACCGAACGCAACTGAGGGACGCATCGTCCCGCTCCTTGACGACGTTAGTTTTGAAGAGGGAACTTTTCTACCGCTGGCAACCAGTGCTGTCGCTTGGTCAGATTCGTCTGGCGTTAAAGCTGGGGATACCATCGTCATTCTGGGACAAGGCTTGGTGGGTAGCCTGATGATGCAGGTGTTGCAAGGCTACAATCCCGAACGGATTATAACTGTGGACGCGTTGACACTGCGATGCGAATTGTCAGCAAAACTCGGTGCCAATACGGTCATAAATGCTGAGGATGTAGATCCCGTGGAAGCCGTCCTGGGTCTCACGGGTGGCAAAGGGGCAGATCTCGTGGTCGATTGTGTCGGTGGATACGCCGGAGTCAAATCCTTCGAGCAAGCACAAGATATGACACGTCGGTTCGGTATTATCCAGCTCATCGCTCTCTATCAACAGGCACCCTTACCTTTACACTCCTCAAAGATGATGAGCAAACGCCTCGTCGCAGGTATCTTAACGGATGAACCCCGTTCTCAGATTGCAGCGCGCGCCTTGCGAAAGATACAGAATAACGAAATCCGCGCCTCTGAGATGATTACCCATCGTTTCCACTATAAGGAAGCGAAAGATGCGTTTGACCTGCTCTGGAATACTCCTGGTGATGCACTCGGAGTCCTGATAAAATGGCAGTAG
- a CDS encoding sugar phosphate isomerase/epimerase has product MIGISYHAGGMKDIPLQEVITILADAGYDAIEMMCGPEAHIPSGEVTDGLLKEVKTMVDDSGLKVSVINPFTGKGLYQLAAENQQEAVDHYALLQDVAVALGAGGVNFLTGYGGEKGDAFAWRLLVDALKPICRRAEELGITMNIHNHEATTIDASSKVTLLIEHVGSDALKSLNDITNFYHIGEDIAEVTEKLGPLTTHCHVKGVTGMYPYSTFLIPGEEGDELDFRTFAESLGKVGYDKYISVETFPHMRMEKAQIAHDMMANTLKELGLR; this is encoded by the coding sequence GTGATCGGTATCTCTTACCATGCTGGTGGGATGAAAGACATCCCCCTACAAGAAGTTATCACGATTCTCGCCGATGCAGGCTACGACGCAATCGAGATGATGTGCGGTCCAGAAGCGCATATTCCCTCTGGCGAAGTTACCGATGGTTTGCTCAAAGAGGTTAAAACGATGGTCGACGACAGCGGGTTAAAGGTCTCTGTCATTAATCCTTTCACGGGAAAAGGTTTATACCAACTGGCAGCGGAGAACCAGCAGGAAGCAGTTGACCATTACGCGCTTCTTCAAGACGTAGCCGTCGCACTGGGGGCGGGTGGCGTTAATTTCCTGACGGGGTATGGCGGCGAGAAAGGCGACGCGTTCGCATGGCGACTCCTCGTTGATGCCCTGAAGCCGATCTGCCGACGCGCTGAAGAACTCGGTATCACAATGAACATCCACAACCACGAAGCGACGACAATAGATGCCTCTTCAAAAGTTACGCTTCTGATTGAACACGTTGGCTCTGACGCATTAAAATCCCTCAACGACATCACCAATTTTTATCATATCGGTGAAGACATCGCCGAAGTCACCGAAAAACTCGGACCGCTTACTACGCATTGCCATGTAAAAGGCGTGACAGGGATGTATCCCTACAGCACTTTCCTGATTCCGGGCGAAGAGGGAGATGAGTTGGATTTCCGAACCTTTGCCGAGAGTTTAGGGAAAGTCGGTTACGATAAGTATATCTCGGTAGAAACGTTCCCCCACATGCGCATGGAGAAGGCACAAATCGCTCACGACATGATGGCGAACACATTGAAAGAATTAGGTTTACGGTGA
- a CDS encoding carbohydrate binding family 9 domain-containing protein: MSKFVVVLLLFIAYPLYLFAHPEGMGEHVVEAHRIVGEPPQIDGMLDDAVWQRAEPRSGFVQLEPSRGNPATDDTEFRIAYDVHNIYVAFRCYDAEPNKIINRMTRRGDLYDSEVISFFIDPHHDHRTGYKFATNPAGVQSDNYRYEDTQRDSNWKGIWWVESSINEQGWCAEFKIPFANFRFTDFSHKSGPTQIWGFDVERVNRRKSEVTVWKQLTQAGVVTRMSDLGHIVGIQGIETGKNFEISPYLLGGGMGAADADLTSQFGTGLDVQYSLTSALKANVTVNPDFAQVEADQLEINLTRFPTRFPEKRPFFVEGNSFFETPYDLMFSRRIGSRGNILWGSKLTGKIGKYSVGVLGNQTGEFRFSESTPSEKEEAWFSAIRVKRDILKRSNIGVLFVNKEQPGSERWSHSRVGGVDMNLALGKTYHLTGQYAGSFHPGEDSDNFAYTVDFAQRNYLWSSDIGFERVAPHFEINQTGFLRKERNRGWQRVSMRSSYSPHWGKHQFFSGITARLSQSLYTPAYFAEWRERNPELSLSPDFDEDLFRWSVGGNVGMDFREILLDDIMVYYDRSREVELTEVFTADRYGFEMDTDSTKPIAIGIGVDFADYFNFGRQQAGKQRSLMLETTIRPQSNLSIELDSGYAQSFDLEGAIDGRFFVSSLRATYLFTRESFLRMFAQTNRERPLSMEIHQTYLLSFLFGWEYSPKSHLFIAYNEAWGDAPVGAASNRQLQLENRVIVIKVTYLYNL; encoded by the coding sequence ATGTCAAAATTCGTCGTTGTTCTACTGCTATTCATTGCCTATCCACTATACCTTTTTGCGCACCCAGAAGGCATGGGTGAACATGTCGTTGAAGCCCACCGGATTGTAGGCGAACCCCCACAAATTGACGGGATGCTGGATGATGCTGTGTGGCAACGCGCAGAACCCCGCAGCGGTTTTGTTCAACTCGAACCGTCACGCGGTAATCCCGCAACTGACGATACAGAATTCCGCATCGCTTACGATGTGCATAACATCTACGTTGCATTCCGATGTTACGACGCTGAGCCGAATAAAATCATCAATCGGATGACGCGGCGTGGCGATCTCTATGACTCGGAAGTTATTTCCTTTTTCATCGATCCTCATCACGATCACCGGACAGGCTATAAATTCGCTACAAACCCAGCGGGCGTCCAGAGTGATAACTACCGGTACGAGGACACACAACGCGACAGCAACTGGAAAGGAATTTGGTGGGTTGAAAGCAGTATTAATGAACAAGGGTGGTGTGCCGAGTTTAAAATTCCGTTCGCAAACTTTCGATTTACCGACTTCTCACATAAATCTGGGCCAACACAAATTTGGGGATTTGATGTGGAGCGGGTAAATCGTCGGAAAAGCGAGGTTACGGTATGGAAACAGCTAACACAAGCCGGTGTTGTCACGCGGATGTCTGATTTAGGACACATTGTAGGTATTCAAGGCATTGAGACCGGAAAAAATTTTGAAATCTCACCCTATCTCTTAGGGGGTGGTATGGGTGCCGCCGATGCCGATTTAACAAGCCAATTCGGAACGGGTTTGGATGTGCAATACAGCCTCACGAGTGCCTTGAAGGCGAACGTTACCGTTAATCCTGATTTCGCTCAAGTTGAGGCAGACCAATTAGAGATTAATCTGACCCGATTCCCGACGCGTTTTCCTGAAAAACGTCCGTTTTTTGTTGAAGGAAACAGTTTTTTTGAAACGCCTTATGACCTGATGTTCAGTCGTCGTATCGGGAGTCGTGGTAACATCCTTTGGGGCAGTAAACTTACCGGTAAAATCGGTAAATACTCCGTTGGAGTCTTGGGAAACCAAACCGGTGAATTCAGGTTTTCTGAGAGCACCCCGTCCGAAAAGGAGGAGGCGTGGTTTTCTGCAATCCGTGTTAAACGCGACATCCTCAAACGTTCAAATATTGGAGTCCTATTCGTGAATAAAGAACAGCCCGGTAGTGAAAGGTGGAGTCATAGCCGAGTGGGTGGTGTTGATATGAACCTCGCTTTGGGCAAAACCTATCACCTCACGGGGCAATACGCGGGTAGTTTCCATCCGGGCGAAGATAGTGATAACTTCGCGTATACGGTTGATTTCGCACAGCGCAACTATCTCTGGAGTAGCGACATTGGATTTGAACGGGTCGCGCCGCATTTTGAAATTAATCAGACAGGGTTTCTGCGGAAAGAACGAAACCGTGGCTGGCAACGTGTTTCTATGCGGTCCTCCTATTCTCCGCACTGGGGAAAGCACCAATTTTTTTCGGGTATAACCGCTCGTCTCTCTCAAAGCCTTTATACACCCGCGTATTTTGCGGAGTGGCGAGAACGTAACCCGGAGTTGTCCCTTTCGCCTGATTTCGATGAAGACCTGTTCAGATGGAGTGTTGGTGGAAATGTCGGGATGGATTTTAGGGAAATTCTCTTGGATGATATCATGGTGTACTATGATCGAAGCCGGGAAGTTGAACTCACAGAAGTATTTACAGCAGACAGATACGGGTTTGAGATGGATACCGATTCCACAAAACCCATTGCTATCGGTATCGGCGTGGATTTCGCCGACTATTTTAACTTTGGACGACAGCAAGCTGGCAAACAGCGGAGCCTCATGCTTGAGACCACTATCCGTCCACAGAGCAATTTGTCTATAGAGTTAGACAGCGGCTACGCCCAGAGTTTTGATTTGGAGGGGGCAATTGATGGTAGGTTCTTCGTTAGCTCATTGCGTGCTACTTACCTGTTCACGCGAGAGTCGTTTCTCCGGATGTTCGCGCAAACCAATAGGGAACGTCCACTTTCTATGGAAATTCATCAGACGTATCTGCTGAGTTTTCTATTTGGATGGGAATATAGTCCGAAGAGTCACCTGTTCATTGCCTATAACGAAGCTTGGGGCGATGCTCCTGTTGGAGCAGCCTCCAACCGTCAGTTGCAACTGGAAAACCGTGTCATTGTCATTAAAGTGACGTATCTCTATAACTTATAG